The sequence AAGTAAGCATGCGCAACGCAGTGGAAATTCACACGAGAGCCATCGAGTTAGTAATCTCGACTTGGTTTAAAATTTCACGGATTATTTCATTCACAATTGTTATGTCTAATGCTCTGTTCTCTGCTGCATCTTCTTGATCTTGGCGGAATCGAAATTATGGAATCCCATAGTTTCGTGAAGATATTTGGTTACGACGCGAGGCTACCTTATCTGATAGCGATCGTCGTGGTCGTAGTTTCGATGTCTTTGAATCTTTACCGTGTAAGTATTGCACATACTGTGAGATTTAATGAGTTAGTCGCTTGCAGAGGACTATGGTAACTACGATATATCGATGCTATcgatattattcattttatttatcaacgaCAAGTCTTTTAATGCGCTTCTTCTAGAtacgataatttttctatagaaatatggacagttaaattaattatcagaaaGTAAATTATCAGGTAATAATATTGACTCGATATGACTCGATTCtgtatattcattataaattataaattataaattatcgaaatcTGGATGTAgatttttgttcaaataaaatcaattcttcgCTCAGCCTAAAAGaatgaacaatataaaatcatcGTTCCTAAAATTGGAATTAGAATTGtcgaattttaaatcgaacaGTCAAATTCCAATGAAATAATCCACAACgtcattctaataaaataatttacaacgccattctattgaaataatttagaacaCCACtctaaagaaataatttacatagtcattcaaaagaaataattgacacCATCATCCTCccatatataatttttaatctccCATAACTTCGAAATCGAAAGCCTCACCAacgctaaaaaaaaaaactataacaTTTCTCGCACGAAAACAGTCGATTTTGGCGATGATGGAAATGGACGACAAGAGGGAATTGATCATGGCGATTGTCTTCGGTATCATCCACGTTGTGGCAGTGTTCATGGGCAACTATATCGGACAGGAAGTTATTGACAATAGTATGGCAATCTTCCACGACTTGTGAGTCCGCGTCGCATTTATTTCAAGCGTTTCATCCTCTCGTCGGACAATGGCCAAGAAAGTTGcaatgttttcttttctctcacGTATGCAGATACAATTCGCTGTGGTACTATTGTCCGGTGAGGACACAGAAAATGGTGTTATTGATAATGCAAAGAACCATTACGGGCAGCATGCTGGACTTCTCCGGTTTATTCGTTCCAAGCAACAAAGGGTTCGCAACGGTACATGTTTCACCTTCGTTCGATCTTTAATGTTACGTATTTGCGTaagcataattatttattaggatAAGACCTCGCGAGactaatatctatttttaatctagTTTTATTCtagtcaatttttaattgttgcaaAGCTACGTATCTgcattgaatataattatttattatgataatagcTCGCGAGactaatatctatatttaatctAGTTTTATTCtagtcaatttttaattgttgcaaAGCTACGTATCTGCAttgaacataattatttattatgataatagcTCGCGAGACTATTATCTATTgtgttggcaattaagtgatcgCCGATTTTGTTAAGAGATGGTCTTAACACATTCTTTTGTTCTATCAACGTGttgtaattaagttatatcgtttttgtataaattgcaccgattatttatttagtttcgtttttattacagtttgaagatggaagggcaaggcgcgcgcgtttcagacatattttattacattatttctaaaaaagcGAGCATCGCGAGCTCGATTTTTATGtcatatatagtatattaaaaaaaagcctcgaaagaaaggcagcgtcaaaattgatttgtctaattgaatgaacttatatttttaagcgaatgaattgaattttccttcttactttgaatccgcaattacttgccaacccaatatttttaatctagtTTAAATTGTCGCAAAATATGTcttgttatttctatttaaa comes from Augochlora pura isolate Apur16 chromosome 1, APUR_v2.2.1, whole genome shotgun sequence and encodes:
- the LOC144469661 gene encoding odorant receptor 22c-like isoform X2; translated protein: MSGVTTIVCSESTLFVVSQYCCGLFEIANYRFTTMISDTINETDDKKRRYLVEVSMRNAVEIHTRAIDFVKIFGYDARLPYLIAIVVVVVSMSLNLYRSILAMMEMDDKRELIMAIVFGIIHVVAVFMGNYIGQEVIDNSMAIFHDLYNSLWYYCPVRTQKMVLLIMQRTITGSMLDFSGLFVPSNKGFATVHVSPSFDL
- the LOC144469661 gene encoding odorant receptor 22c-like isoform X1; amino-acid sequence: MSGVTTIVCSESTLFVVSQYCCGLFEIANYRFTTMISDTINETDDKKRRYLVEVSMRNAVEIHTRAIDFVKIFGYDARLPYLIAIVVVVVSMSLNLYRSILAMMEMDDKRELIMAIVFGIIHVVAVFMGNYIGQEVIDNSMAIFHDLYNSLWYYCPVRTQKMVLLIMQRTITGSMLDFSGLFVPSNKGFATMMSSSFSYFTTICSLKGNV